Sequence from the Rutidosis leptorrhynchoides isolate AG116_Rl617_1_P2 chromosome 3, CSIRO_AGI_Rlap_v1, whole genome shotgun sequence genome:
ctttatactagcgtgataactattgttataggaaaactctgctaatggtagatgtctatcccatctgattccaaaattgataacacatgctctcaacatgccTTCTAATGTTTAGATGGTTCTCTCGCTTTATccatcggtttgtgggtgatatgctgtactcatatctaaacgagttcccattgcCTCTTGCAATGCTTGCTAGAATCTAGATGTAAATTTGCTGCctctgtcggaaataatggatGTCGGCACTCCATGTCGGGAAACCACCTCCTTTATATAAATctttgccaacttctccatcttatctgtttccttaatcggaagaaaatgagcagacctggtgagacgatcaatgataacccaaatcgtatcataaccttccacagtcttgggcaacttagtaatcaaatccatggtaatatgttcCCATtgccactggggaatctctgactGTGTCAACagtcctgacggcttctgatgctcTGCTTCTACTTAAGCACACGTTGAGCACTTACTAACGTAGGTTGCTATATCTACTTTCATATTCggccaccagtacagtgccttaagttcttggtacatcttatcggatctagggtgaatagaatacctcatcttgtgtgcttcatctagcactagttcccttaatccgccaaacttcggtacccaaattctgtctatgaagtaccgggttccatcttctcgaataacaaacttcttatcaattcctcAAAGTGACTAAGTAGTAATGTTCCTTTCTTTCAACGCCTCTCGTTGTGCATCACGTACCTGGGAAGTAAGGTTCGTTCAGACAGTCacgttcaatgctctaactcggagaggtttaGCCTTCTCTTTCCCACTCAAGGCATATATAACCACCTTAGCCTTGctaggatgatagcgaatctcgcaGTTATAGTCGTTCAACAGCTCTACCCTACGTCTCTGTCCCATGTTGAGCAGTTTCTGATCGAAATATGTTGCAAACTCCTGCGATTGGTGacaacagtaaacttagtaccatacaagtagtgtctccacatcttcaaagcaaagaccacagcaccaagttccaaatcatgtgtcgtgtaACTCTATTCATGTACTTTCAGTTGTCGTGatccataggcaatcactttcttccgttgcatcaacaaGCAACCAAAACCCtttcgtgaagcatcacaataaatcatgaAGTCCTCGGTTCCTTCGGGCAAGGGCAAAATTGGGGCAGTAGTTAATTTCTCTTTTAATAACTGAAATGCGGACTCATGCAGatcagtccattcatacttcttacccttgtgagtcattgtTGTCAATGGCCGGGCAATattagaaaattcctcaatgaatcttctataataaccagcaagacctaagaattgccgaACATGCGTTGGCAACTTAGGAATCTTCCActtcttgaccgtttctatcttcgcaatatcaacttgaataccattgacacctacgatatgacccaaaaattgcacttcttgcagtcaaaaatcacactttgaaaatttagcgtagaactgctccttcctgagcatctctagtatttAACGGAGATGCCGTTCACATTCTTCctcgttcttagaatataccagaacATCATCAATAAGCACAacaacaaacttgtccagatatggcttatacacacggttcatgagatctatgaacacagccggtgttttcgtcaatccaaacagcattacTATGAACTCGTGATGTCCATAGCTTGTCCTAaatgctgtcttcggtatatctgtctcctttactctcatctgatgataaCTTGACCTTAGGTCGATCTTAGAGTAACatgctgatccttgcaattgatcaaacaaatcatcaatcctcggtaacggatatctattcttgatagtcaacttATTCAATTCCCTGTAATtgatacagagtctcatagatccatcctttttCTTTACAAAAAGAATTGGAGCTCCCTATGGCGTAGAACTCGatcgaatgaatcctttgtctaaaagctctcGTAACTGACTAGACAGCTCTTTCAATTCTAAAGGTGCAAGCCTATTCGGTGCACGTGCTACATGAGCCACTCCCCgcattaagtcaatctgaaattctacgtctctatgcggtggAAGACATGGTAATTCTCTCAGAAGGACCTCAaggaaaatttctaacggttgGGACATCTTCGGACTCTTAACTACTGATTCAACTTTGCTcatatgtgccagaattgcgagacatccttatctcatgtacaTCTGGAACTTCGAGCAATTAATGTAACGCAACGTAgtactgatcttctctccgtacaccatcattgattcatcttcagtaaaaggaattcgaatggtcttctggtcgcaacagcctcggttgtgtcgtcagataaccagtccattccaatcaCAAGGTCAAATAAAAGAAATATGGTAGTCCAAGTAAAATGATTTAACTCCAAACATCGCTCAagtagatttctattgtaatggctcgccAATCGTCGGAAAGAGTACTGTTCGGTACAGAATGTTGTTATGAGTTATACGGTATGGGTCTTAACTTATAATTTGCAAAGGATTAGGAGCAATCGTTGATTTAAGTTTGGGGTGAGTTTCGGGTGAGAGATGTTTATGATGGGAGTGTACGATCAAACTTCTTAAAGCGAGACCTCCTAAACCAAAATGACATCAATCTTTATGCTTTTTCTTCCCAGTTGATAGTTCGATAGAGATTACGTTTTCTAAGGCAGATACTGGATTCTAAATGTTGTGACAGAATTCTTTAGCGACCAAGCTTCTATCGGCACCGGTGTTGAgagtatataaacattatgattgttaAGTACGAATAAATTCGTGACAAACTTTATTGAAGTTGATGTTGAAAGTagggtgagttatcagacttgcccacatcggtggg
This genomic interval carries:
- the LOC139901144 gene encoding uncharacterized protein, with amino-acid sequence MTHKGKKYEWTDLHESAFQLLKEKLTTAPILPLPEGTEDFMIYCDASRKGFGCLLMQRKKVIAYGSRQLKEFATYFDQKLLNMGQRRRVELLNDYNCEIRYHPSKAKVVIYALSGKEKAKPLRVRALNVTV